Proteins from a single region of Ziziphus jujuba cultivar Dongzao chromosome 1, ASM3175591v1:
- the LOC107407832 gene encoding magnesium transporter MRS2-3 isoform X1 — protein sequence MKVHLSQPSKSGHMPREDDPDSVRPTIPGQGLPVGGGLRKKGTGVRPWLLLDSTGQAQVVEAGKHAIMRRTGLPARDLRILDPLLSYPSTVLGRESAIVINLEHIKAIITAQEVLLLNSRDPSVTPFVEELQRRLTRYHQATKGVYGDNTNWSTLCDMKEPQSRSVSPENCRGAFPQDQNEDEKGEGKEDLQNQDGLKVLPFEFVALEACLEAACSCLDSEARTLELEAHPALDKLTSKISTLNLERVRQIKSRLVAITGRVQKVRDELEHLLDDDEDMAEMHLTEKLVQQQLDNFSTSSMNERDDMDDEVPRSDMDGSAMIPSKISFETGGDYTNYENNIQNTDNPQDQLYGPSKSLSRDSRGTHTSTTDSVMNKQLDVEELEMLLEAYFVQIDGTLNKLSTLREYVDDTEDYINIMLDDKQNHLLQMGVMLTTATLVVSAFIVVAGIFGMNIRIELFNDKIAGMPKFLWTVAGSTTGTIFLYVVAIAWCKHKRLLE from the exons ATGAAGGTCCATCTTTCCCAACCATCAAAGTCCGGCCACATGCCGCGGGAGGATGATCCCGACTCGGTACGACCAACCATCCCCGGTCAGGGCCTTCCCGTGGGCGGCGGCCTCCGGAAGAAGGGCACCGGAGTCCGACCATGGCTTCTGCTTGACTCCACGGGCCAAGCCCAGGTGGTGGAGGCCGGAAAGCACGCCATCATGCGCCGAACGGGTTTGCCGGCCCGGGACCTCCGGATCCTAGATCCATTGCTGTCGTACCCATCGACGGTGCTGGGTCGTGAGAGTGCGATCGTGATAAATCTGGAGCATATAAAAGCCATCATCACGGCTCAGGAGGTTCTGCTTCTCAACTCGAGAGACCCTTCTGTCACCCCCTTTGTTGAGGAGCTTCAGCGCAGGCTCACGCGTTACCACCAGGCTACCAAA GGGGTCTATGGTGATAATACAAACTGGTCAACTTTGTGTGATATGAAGGAGCCACAATCAAGATCCGTTAGCCCAGAAAATTGCAGGGGAGCATTTCCACAGGATCAAAACGAGGATGAAAAGGGAGAAGGAAAAGAGGATCTCCAGAATCAAGATGGTTTGAAGGTTCTACCATTTGAGTTTGTTGCACTGGAGGCCTGCCTTGAGGCAGCTTGTAGTTGCTTAGACAGTGAG GCAAGAACATTGGAGCTTGAGGCTCATCCTGCTTTGGATAAGCTGACTTCAAAGATTAGCACCCTCAATTTGGAACGTGTTCGCCAAATCAAGAGCCGCTTAGTTGCGATAACTGGACGTGTTCAGAAG GTGAGGGATGAACTGGAACATTTgctagatgatgatgaagatatgGCTGAGATGCATTTAACTGAGAAGCTAGTTCAGCAACAGCTTGATAATTTTTCTACGTCTTCTATGAACGAGAGAGATGACATGGATGATGAAGTTCCTCGATCAGACATGGATGGCAG TGCCATGATTCCTAGTAAAATCTCATTTGAAACTGGCGGTGATTACACAAACTATGAAAATAATATTCAGAATACTGATAACCCTCAGGATCAATTGTATGGACCATCTAAGTCCCTTAGTAGGGACAGCCGAGGGACCCATACTAGTACTACCGACAGTGTTATGAACAAGCAGCTTGATGTAGAGGAGCTTGAAATGCTTTTGGAAGCATACTTTGTGCAAATTGATGGTACATTAAACAAACTATCCACA CTGAGGGAGTATGTCGACGACACAGAGGACTACATCAACATAATGCTGGATGACAAACAGAACCATCTCCTGCAAATGGGGGTCATGTTGACAACGGCAACCCTTGTTGTGAGTGCCTTTATCGTCGTGGCTGGTATCTTTGGCATGAACATCAGAATCGAGCTATTCAATGACAAGATAGCGGGGATGCCAAAGTTCTTATGGACTGTAGCGGGCAGCACTACTGGGACAATATTCTTATATGTCGTTGCTATTGCCTGGTGTAAGCACAAACGCTTACTAGAATAG
- the LOC107407832 gene encoding magnesium transporter MRS2-3 isoform X2, with product MKVHLSQPSKSGHMPREDDPDSVRPTIPGQGLPVGGGLRKKGTGVRPWLLLDSTGQAQVVEAGKHAIMRRTGLPARDLRILDPLLSYPSTVLGRESAIVINLEHIKAIITAQEVLLLNSRDPSVTPFVEELQRRLTRYHQATKGVYGDNTNWSTLCDMKEPQSRSVSPENCRGAFPQDQNEDEKGEGKEDLQNQDGLKVLPFEFVALEACLEAACSCLDSEARTLELEAHPALDKLTSKISTLNLERVRQIKSRLVAITGRVQKVRDELEHLLDDDEDMAEMHLTEKLVQQQLDNFSTSSMNERDDMDDEVPRSDMDGSAMIPSKISFETGGDYTNYENNIQNTDNPQDQLYGPSKSLSRDSRGTHTSTTDSVMNKQLDVEELEMLLEAYFVQIDGTLNKLSTHNLTRNQLAVLLMGYIRKFSMLN from the exons ATGAAGGTCCATCTTTCCCAACCATCAAAGTCCGGCCACATGCCGCGGGAGGATGATCCCGACTCGGTACGACCAACCATCCCCGGTCAGGGCCTTCCCGTGGGCGGCGGCCTCCGGAAGAAGGGCACCGGAGTCCGACCATGGCTTCTGCTTGACTCCACGGGCCAAGCCCAGGTGGTGGAGGCCGGAAAGCACGCCATCATGCGCCGAACGGGTTTGCCGGCCCGGGACCTCCGGATCCTAGATCCATTGCTGTCGTACCCATCGACGGTGCTGGGTCGTGAGAGTGCGATCGTGATAAATCTGGAGCATATAAAAGCCATCATCACGGCTCAGGAGGTTCTGCTTCTCAACTCGAGAGACCCTTCTGTCACCCCCTTTGTTGAGGAGCTTCAGCGCAGGCTCACGCGTTACCACCAGGCTACCAAA GGGGTCTATGGTGATAATACAAACTGGTCAACTTTGTGTGATATGAAGGAGCCACAATCAAGATCCGTTAGCCCAGAAAATTGCAGGGGAGCATTTCCACAGGATCAAAACGAGGATGAAAAGGGAGAAGGAAAAGAGGATCTCCAGAATCAAGATGGTTTGAAGGTTCTACCATTTGAGTTTGTTGCACTGGAGGCCTGCCTTGAGGCAGCTTGTAGTTGCTTAGACAGTGAG GCAAGAACATTGGAGCTTGAGGCTCATCCTGCTTTGGATAAGCTGACTTCAAAGATTAGCACCCTCAATTTGGAACGTGTTCGCCAAATCAAGAGCCGCTTAGTTGCGATAACTGGACGTGTTCAGAAG GTGAGGGATGAACTGGAACATTTgctagatgatgatgaagatatgGCTGAGATGCATTTAACTGAGAAGCTAGTTCAGCAACAGCTTGATAATTTTTCTACGTCTTCTATGAACGAGAGAGATGACATGGATGATGAAGTTCCTCGATCAGACATGGATGGCAG TGCCATGATTCCTAGTAAAATCTCATTTGAAACTGGCGGTGATTACACAAACTATGAAAATAATATTCAGAATACTGATAACCCTCAGGATCAATTGTATGGACCATCTAAGTCCCTTAGTAGGGACAGCCGAGGGACCCATACTAGTACTACCGACAGTGTTATGAACAAGCAGCTTGATGTAGAGGAGCTTGAAATGCTTTTGGAAGCATACTTTGTGCAAATTGATGGTACATTAAACAAACTATCCACA CATAATTTGACTCGCAACCAGTTGGCCGTCTTACTAATGGGGTACATACGAAAGTTCTCGATGTTGAA CTGA
- the LOC107419610 gene encoding ribosome biogenesis regulatory protein homolog, producing METEQQQHQQLQVDLGNLMAFNPHHHFPSLPSSRENLVKECLKQGTELVQAIADNLFNLPATEDVDGPIVKLPPPTTRLPREKHIPKPKPPTKWELFAKARGIKNRKKDKIEYDEQTGTWKRRYGYDHANDEDNVPIIEAKMTDEPGEDPFAKRRSEKKKHVEKQEKNRLQNLKQAAKFGALPSHVQLAATALPITGTQAMPKKVSKDELGNVAGMAATATASGGKFDKKLAGEKPAKHSRKYRKFLPVVEGTGIGKQEKEQTDKVLNQLLSKNSHEILNVNKAVNMYNVKKEKKKRNREEKSSATSSKLKPKKQFKKPLKKGSSKKGKAK from the exons ATGGAGACGGAGCAGCAGCAGCATCAGCAGCTTCAGGTCGACCTTGGTAATCTCATGGCTTTCAACCCTCATCACCACTTTCCTTCCCTTCCCTCCTCAag GGAGAATTTAGTGAAGGAATGTCTAAAGCAGGGAACTGAGCTAGTTCAGGCTATTGCGGATAATCTTTTCAACTTACCTGCTACTGAAGATGTGGACGGTCCCATTGTCAAGTTGCCTCCACCGACTACTAGACTGCCAAGAGAGAAGCAT ATTCCAAAGCCTAAACCACCAACAAAATGGGAATTGTTTGCCAAAGCAAGAG GCATAAAGAACCGGAAGAAGGACAAGATCGAGTATGATGAGCAGACCGGTACTTGGAAACGCCGTTATGGATACGATCATGCAAATGATGAGGATAATGTACCTATCATTGAAGCAAAGATGACTGATG AGCCAGGGGAGGACCCTTTTGCTAAAAGACGGTcagagaaaaagaaacatgTCGAAAAGCAAGAGAAAAATAGGTTGCAGAACCTGAAACAAGCAGCCAAATTTGGTGCTTTGCCAAG CCATGTTCAACTAGCTGCCACAGCTTTGCCCATAACAGGAACCCAGGCTATGCCCAAGAAAGTTTCTAAAGATGAACTGGGGAATGTGGCTGGAATGGCAGCAACTGCAACAGCCAGTGGAGGAAAATTTGACAAGAAATTGGCAGGTGAAAAACCTGCTAAACATAGCAGAAAGTACCGCAAG TTCCTACCAGTTGTAGAAGGAACAGGAATAggtaaacaagaaaaagaacaaactgACAAAGTTCTCAACCAGCTTCTCTCTAAAAATTCCCATGAGATACTCAACGTTAATAAG GCTGTCaacatgtacaatgttaagaaagagaagaagaaaagaaatagagaaGAGAAGTCTTCAGCAACCTCAAGCAAGCTGAAACCAAAGAAGCAATTTAAGAAGCCATTAAAGAAAGGTTCTTCAAAGAAAGGAAAGgccaaatga
- the LOC107419618 gene encoding adenine nucleotide transporter BT1, chloroplastic/mitochondrial has protein sequence MGVRRLQDCEHGTKAVVFSSSGIKIRWGANESSSHATRFFASVGRLGMGIGVSPNTQNPQLNGPKLLTTNSYMRYVTIPESGYRVGWVPELMEEKAEEVGRVVERSKMGGLKLKIKIGNPSLRRLISGAIAGTVSRSAVAPLETMKTHLMVGSCGNSITEVFQSIMESEGWKGLFRGNLVNVIRVAPSKAIELFAYDTVKNHLTPKPGEDRKPPIPASSIAGAVAGFSSTLCTYPLELLKNRLTIQRGVYKNLLDAFFKIVTEEGPAELYRGLTPSLIGVIPYAATSYFAYDTLRKAYKKASDREEIGNITTLLMGSAAAAISSSATFPLEVARRQMQAGAFNGRQYNNLLHALISILEREGIPGLYRGLGPSYLKLVPAAGISFMCYEACKKILTHKEEEF, from the exons ATGGGTGTGAGAAGGTTGCAAGATTGTGAACATGGAACCAAAGCTGTGGTCTTTTCAAGCTCCGGGATAAAGATTCGATGGGGTGCTAATGAGAGTAGTTCTCATGCCACAAGATTCTTTGCAAGCGTTGGCCGGTTAGGAATGGGAATTGGTGTTTCACCAAATACTCAAAATCCTCAGCTCAATGGCCCAAAACTTCTGACCACAAATTCATATATGAGATATGTGACCATACCTGAATCAGGTTACAGGGTTGGATGGGTTCCAGAGTTGATGGAAGAAAAAGCAGAGGAGGTTGGAAGAGTGGTAGAAAGGAGCAAAATGGGTGGTCTGAAACTGAAGATTAAGATTGGGAATCCATCATTAAGGAGGTTGATTAGCGGGGCAATTGCTGGTACTGTGTCACGCAGTGCAGTTGCACCGTTAGAGACAATGAAAACACACTTGATGGTTGGGAGTTGTGGGAACTCCATAACTGAAGTGTTTCAGTCTATCATGGAAAGTGAAGGATGGAAGGGCTTATTTAGGGGGAATTTGGTTAATGTAATTCGGGTTGCACCTAGCAAGGCAATTGAG TTATTTGCCTACGATACGGTTAAGAATCACTTGACTCCAAAACCAGGAGAAGATAGAAAACCTCCCATTCCAGCCTCTTCTATTGCAGGTGCTGTTGCTGGATTTAGCTCCACCTTGTGTACATACCCTCTCGAGTTGCTAAAAAACAGACTAACCATCCAG AGAGGAGTATATAAGAACCTTTTAGACGCCTTCTTCAAAATTGTAACAGAGGAAGGGCCTGCAGAATTATACAGAGGCCTAACACCAAGTCTGATAGGAGTAATACCATATGCTGCAACCAGTTATTTTGCATATGACACATTGAGAAAAGCATACAAGAAAGCTTCTGATCGAGAAGAAATTGGAAACATTACAACTCTTTTGATGGGTTCTGCAGCTGCTGCAATTTCAAGCAGTGCAACATTCCCATTAGAGGTGGCTCGGAGACAGATGCAAGCTGGGGCTTTTAATGGGAGGCAGTATAACAACTTGCTTCATGCTCTTATAAGCATACTTGAAAGAGAAGGAATCCCAGGTCTGTACAGAGGATTGGGACCAAGTTACTTGAAATTGGTTCCTGCTGCTGGGATATCTTTCATGTGCTATGAAGCTTGCAAGAAGATACTTACACACAAAGAAGAGGAATTTTAA